From the Oncorhynchus keta strain PuntledgeMale-10-30-2019 chromosome 13, Oket_V2, whole genome shotgun sequence genome, the window TTATGTTTTGATCTTTTTTTAACATGATAAAGTTTGGACTATTCAGTAGTCATAAGATTACTATAAACAACACTGTACATTCGAACAGATCCATGCTTTTATTTATACTATAATACAAGAGCATTGTGGGTAAAAGTTTGAGGAGGACCTGTACATTGTTGATGAAGAGAAATAAATAAACTAATCAAATCAATTTCACAATCTTGATCGTTAAACTGAGATTGAGTCAGAAATTAGACTTGCATATAGCTACAGTTGAATTATACCTTACATATACATGTAGATGTACACAACACATATACATAAAGTGTATGCAGTGCATAATAACGTGAGAATATGCATGTCCGTCCCACAGGTATGTTAACATCATTATAATATAACACATCATCATTATTACATGGCCTGTTCGTTTGTCACACACCCAGTGCACTTGACCCGGGTAAGATGTGCCCAGTTCCAAACCAACCCCTACCCACTAGACACTATTGTAGATACGTGATGAATAAATACGATCTACTTTAAAGGAAACGTCCAATCAAAAACTATGATGTGGCaagtgacactttgcttcttgaaagtccaatatcttgaaaGCTGCTGACATGCAAACATTTTGGTATCAATAATGGACTAATgtaacaaataccaaaagatagtttttAAGTGCCTAAGAGGTAGGTGTCCATTTGGAATACAGGAAGAATCAAGGTTAAGCACATAtcccacccacccctccctcccttcccctgtaTATATGTACAAAGTctaaatcagatttttttttgtgcAATAATATATCGAGTTATACAAATATAGGCATAAGAATAATCGGAAGCATTTTTTAAATTCCCTAGACTGATCTCTGGTTGAAAAATAGACGTTTAGTTTTCACCTCACCCTTTTCTACTCTACAGCACCACATGGGCTCATGTTTTTCAAGCTATAAGTTATGAAATGACCTGAAATTAATCAAAATTATTTAAAAAGAATACAATCTTGCTCTGGAAGATTAAGGCAAGTCggacattaaaaaaatattttatattcaaGCACagttagtatactgtatatatctatatatatctatattttcTTACATAAATCTCTATTTGTTTTTAGAAAGCAAGCATACCCCGAATCACAGTAGAGTAACATCACAGGAAGTGTAGCTGGCTctaaagtgtgtatgtgtgtgtgtgtgtgtgtgtgtgtgcgtgtgcgtgtgcgagcGTGTCTTCCTCAGCTCAGGAGTGGTAGCTGGTTTGAGCATGTACTGTCTCCCCCCATACACCCCTCTTCTCGGTTTGCCCTCCCCTCCATcgcctccctctcttttctcctgtcatctgcctcatccctctctcgtGTGTCTGCGCCTCTTAGTTCCCCTGGGAACCCTGTAACGGAGAACAAGTTCAAGAGAGAAGAAAGGTTAGGTACAGTTCCAAGGGGCCGGTATTGAAATGACCACCATGCAAGAGGCTTTttaggatatgtgtgtgtgtcctctcctcaCTGAGTTGGTTCTCTTGCGTTTCCAGCAGTCAGGGTTGAGTCTCTTCTGCTCGTCAGCCAGAGCCTTGGCCTCCATGGTgtacatcctcctctcctctcctcgcatCTTCTTCCACTTCTCTCCCAGGATCACACTGATCGCTCTgagggcagcacacacacacacacacacacacacacacaataatgtgGTACATTCACTTGATTGATTAGTCCAGGGAATTTGGGGATTTTTTTGCACGCacaaatgcgcacacacacacacacacacacctgttgtccTTCCCAGGGTACATCTGGGTGTACTCCAACCTGAACTTCTTTGCGAATAGCATGAATGCATTCATTGGCCGCTTGCACTTTGTGGGCGAAGCCCCGCCGGCTGCTCCCGAGTCCTGCTGGATCTTAATTGGCTTGTTGCGGTGTGTGTCTTGGTCGGGGCTGACGGCGCCCCCGCCGGACTGGGAGGCCCTACGCTGCCGGGCCATGCTGCTCAGAACGTACACCGCCGACGAGTCCAGGGGAGTGAAGTCATAACTGGTGTGAACAACACAGGAACACAAAGAAGACTCACACACTGAGATCTGAGAGGCTTTAGCTCAGGGGGACTAACACAGTCTTGAGCCGCGGTTCAAATCCAGTGTGTCACACATGGTTTATAAAGTACAGAATGGACACTACTGACGCTATTGAACTACTGCTGAGGGGTTTCACCTCCTGAACGTGTCGAACACCAGGGAGTCATCAGTGTGGACGGCATCTCTGTGTCCAGGAGGCAGACACACGTCTCCCACCATCACCTCATAGCACGGGATCCCATACTGCACCACGGTCAGACTGGGGTAGAACGACGACCAGCCTGCCACAAGAACACACACGCGTTAGAGAAACACACGTTACACACCATACACCTTATAATTTACatacgttacacacacacaccacccacacacacccggGCCTCCTACCTTTGTTTCTGACGTAGAACGGGTGGTCCAGCTGACACTCAGCGGACAGAAGACACTCCCCACAGGCACCTGGGTCAAAGGTCAGCTTGAGGACGGACTGGCCGAACGCCCGGCTCTCTGTGTGGGACACCAGCCTCAGGCCCTCACGACCATAGCCCTGAGGACAAGACAAAACAGAGTTACTGATGGGGAACTTTACTCACAAGGGGCTCATAGGGAGATAGGAGATGATAGGAGACCATATTAAAGAATTTCAGTTAAACTGTGTTACTTAGGAACTCATTAGTCCACTGAGCTAGGCATTATTGTACCTTCAGGGGATGTGATATTGCCTCTAAATGAGTATGTACTGTACCTTCAGGGGGTGGGTTATAGCCTCTGCCTCATCATCTGAGTCTTCGTCTGACACCAGTTCCTCAGCATCCTGCCACTCCACACTAGAACCCTTATGGAACCGCAGACGAGTGCCTGAGGACACAGGAAGAAATGTATAGAAAATGGATTAATGGTCATTACACAACACGGTCAGGTGTTCGGTCCCGGAAGTGATCACATAGACATATACAGTCAGTGCCCAGTTTATTAAGTATATCCTGAATTCTTCGGGCATgaattctacaaggtgtcagaaacaCTTGTACAATCCATGcccaattggtatcaagggatcTAACGTGTACCAAGAAAACATTCCCTACACCAgtacaccaccagcctgtactgttgacaccaggcaggatgtgTCCATCAACTCATGTTGCTTCCGCTAAAATCGAGCCAgacgcaacaggaaccgggattcgtcGAGCCAGGCGATGTGTTTCCACTCCTCAGTTGTCCAGTATGATCACGTGCCCACTGGAgctgcttcttcttgtttttatctAATAGTAGTGGAACCCGGGTCTGTTTGCGTCTGTCTACCTGTTAGCTTGCaagattcttgccattctccttcaacctctctcatcaacaagctgttttcgccATCAGAGCcgctgctgactggatgtttttttgtttgtcgcacaaTTCTCTGTAAACCTTAAGACACCGTCGTGCGTGAAAAGCTCAGGAGGGCGGGCCGATTCTGAGATACTAACAGTGGCGATCATGCCATGCTCAAAGTTGATATGGTCACTCGTTCTGCTCGTtctaactgaatgcctcgatatCTGTCTGCCTGCTTCATACAGGAAGCCACAGTCacatgactcactgtctgtagggccAATCCATTTTCATAAAAGGGGTGACGTAGCTAATAAACTAGCCGATAAgtgcatatatacagtatatcacaaaagtgagtacacccctcacatttctGTAAATATTTGAGTGTATCTTTTCATGtaacaacactgaagaaattacactttgctacaatgtaaagtagtgagtgtacagcttgtataacagtgtaaatttgctgtcccctcaaaataactcaacacacagccattcatgtctaaaccgctggcaacaaaagtgagtacacccctaagtgaaaatgtccaaattaggcccaattagccattttgAGTCATGTGACTagttagtgttacaaggtctcaggtgtgaatggggagcaggtgtgttaaatttggtgtcatcgctctcacactccctcatactgactggtcactggaagttcaacatggcacctcatggcaaagaactctctgaggatctgaaaaaaattATTGTTGcctacataaagatggcctgggctataagaagattgccaagaccctgaaactgagctgcagcacggtggccaagaccatacagcggtttaactggacaggttccactcagaacaggcctcgccatggtcgaccaTAGAAGCTGAGTGTACGTGCTCAGCatcatatccagaggttgtctttgggaaatagacgtatgagtgctgccagcattgctgcagaggttgaaggggtgtggggtcagcctgtcagtgctcagaccatacgccgtacactgcatcaaattggtctgcatggctgtcgtcccagaaggaagtctcttctaaagatgatgcacaagaaagcccgcaaacagtttgctgaagacaagcagactaaggacatggattactggaaccatgtcctgtggtctgatgagaccaagataaacttatttggttcagatggtgtcaagcgtgtggggcggcaaccaggtgaggagtacaaagacaagtgtgtcttgcctacagtcaagcatggtggtgggagtgtcatggtctggggctgcatgagtgctgccggcactggggagctacagttcattgagggaaccatgaatgccaacatgtactgtgaaaTACTtaagcagagcatgatcccctcccttcggagactgggccgcagggcagtactccaacatgataacgaccccaaacacacctccaagacgaccactgccttgctaaagaagctgagggtaaaggtgatggactggccaagcatgtctccagacc encodes:
- the LOC118392338 gene encoding HMG box-containing protein 1-like, yielding MATVLSDDLKKHYNMVWEIKSPLSSSSSMLDIPGPGPEAGRDQGLVLLQCEEQLPSSPGCPTSDSHMEYDDLPELEEVEEDQTAPTVFQVGAGVSHQEREGHTQTHTAGPLDTHWLTQLAHIATGPQSPLLQGSTQVVRSTPVHTFGTSSNLHSYARPPHTRPPLTSSSLPSRGQHRERSRRVRVSSECESAVSCHSSVSDDEDMGWSHSWPPTAWHCFLKGTRLRFHKGSSVEWQDAEELVSDEDSDDEAEAITHPLKGYGREGLRLVSHTESRAFGQSVLKLTFDPGACGECLLSAECQLDHPFYVRNKGWSSFYPSLTVVQYGIPCYEVMVGDVCLPPGHRDAVHTDDSLVFDTFRSYDFTPLDSSAVYVLSSMARQRRASQSGGGAVSPDQDTHRNKPIKIQQDSGAAGGASPTKCKRPMNAFMLFAKKFRLEYTQMYPGKDNRAISVILGEKWKKMRGEERRMYTMEAKALADEQKRLNPDCWKRKRTNSGSQGN